The Terriglobus roseus region GCCGCCAATGGCCGGACATCCACTTCCGGGCTCGCGTTTGTTACACCCGAATGCCGTATCGCGGTAATACACACACCGCGTCTTTTGCAGAAGATTGCCAGCAGTCGTCGCCATGTTGCGCAATTGTGTCGACGCCCCACTGAGAATCGCCTGTGACAGGACGGGATACCGCTGTTTCACGGCGTCATGATTCGCAACCACGCTGTTGCGGGCAAGCGCTCCGATTCTGAGTCCACCATCCGTGAGTGGCTCGACCGTGTCGAGTGGGAGGTTGTTGATATCAACGAGCTGGCGAGGCGTCTCGACGTTCAGCTTCATGTAGTCAACAAGGTTGGTGCCTCCCGCAATGAAGCGGACCGGAGCACCTTGCTGCGCAGTCGACGAAGAGGCTTGCGCTTTGACTGCTTCTGGAACCGACCCTGCTGTGATCAAGTCAAATGGGTGCATGCTCAGCTCCTAATTAGGCAGTAGCATTACGACGGCAAGCCTGTACGGCAGCCACGATGTTTGGATACGCTCCGCAACGACAGATATTGCCAGAGAGCGCTTCTTTGACATCACTGTCGGCAGGTCCCCATGATTCACGCAACATCGCAGCTGCGCTCATAATTTGTCCGCTGGTGCAATACCCACACTGATATCCATCGTGTTCAACAAAAGCTGCTTGCAATGGATGCAGTTTGTCCGGTGAACCGAGTCCTTCGATCGTTGTGATCTCTTTGTTTTGCTGCATGGCTGCAAACAGAAGACAGCTATTGGCACGCTGGCCGTTGACATGAATCGTGCAGGCTCCGCATTGGCCATGGTCGCAGCCTTTTTTCGTGCCGGTCAAATGGAGCGTTTCCCGTAGTGTGTCGAGCATCGTCGCACGCGGATCGATCTCCACCTTGTGCATCTGGCCATTCACTCGAAGCGTGATCGGAACCGTTCCGGGAATCGAGTTCTCATGGGGCGCTTGCGCTGCCTGTGAGACAGAATCGACGACGGCTGCGGCGGCGAGAGGTGCTGCAACACCGGCTGTGGCTGTCGCCACTCCGGCAGCGCCTGCTCGCGTGAGGAACGCACGACGGCTTAATCGTTCGATAGCGGTTAACGGCTTTTGTTCGTCCGAGTGGTCCGACATGGTCCCCTCCGTTCGTTTAGCTTGCTCTGTTCCAAGGTTTTCTTGTGCGCCATACAGCGGCGAATGCAAAGATCTTCAATTCAATATCGCGCTGGCAGTGAGTAACCGCCTTGTGTGACCGTGAGTCTAGCCCCGCTTCCATTCGTTGGTCTACGCCACTTGCCGAGTTACATCCTTCAAGATCACTCGCACGCACGCTATTTAGATGAATATTCACGCGAAAACGTTCGACAGCGGGACATACAAAACGTGACTTCTGGACTGCGTTTGCCATTTCTCGAGAACGAAGCGATCGAGTTCATGGCTAACAGAAGATTGGTCCGCCTCCACGCGCGAGCGTTGCGCAAATGGTCAGGAAGTGCTCGACGAATTTCGGGTTCTTGTATCCGCTATGTGTGAGAGGTCGGTGGTATCCCACCCCACGGCCAGGACCACTCGCTAGCTACCAAAAGAATATGGAAATACGACAAGTGTTGCTACTGTATTTCCAGTCGCGGCTAGGCCTCCAAGCTTGCGTCCCAGTGATCAGTCCTGACTGATTCCGTCCTCGACAGTCTCTGACTGTCGTACATAGGGAGATAACTACCGAGTTGGTTACGGTGTTGTGGTGTGGGACGGCTTCTATCCAGATGTTAGAACGGCTGTGATTTATGCAGATTCCCAGCTGC contains the following coding sequences:
- a CDS encoding (2Fe-2S)-binding protein is translated as MSDHSDEQKPLTAIERLSRRAFLTRAGAAGVATATAGVAAPLAAAAVVDSVSQAAQAPHENSIPGTVPITLRVNGQMHKVEIDPRATMLDTLRETLHLTGTKKGCDHGQCGACTIHVNGQRANSCLLFAAMQQNKEITTIEGLGSPDKLHPLQAAFVEHDGYQCGYCTSGQIMSAAAMLRESWGPADSDVKEALSGNICRCGAYPNIVAAVQACRRNATA